Proteins encoded by one window of Salvia miltiorrhiza cultivar Shanhuang (shh) unplaced genomic scaffold, IMPLAD_Smil_shh original_scaffold_404, whole genome shotgun sequence:
- the LOC131004475 gene encoding 14-3-3-like protein: MSPADLSREENVYMAKLAEQAERYEEMVEFMEKVAKAVDSDELTVEERNLLSVAYKNVIGARRASWRIISSIEQKEESRGNEDHVSIIKEYRGKIEAELSKICDGILGLLETHLIPSASSAESKVFYLKMKGDYHRYLAEFKTGAERKEAAESTLLAYKSAQDIALAELAPTHPIRLGLALNFSVFYYEILNSPDRACNLAKQAFDEAISELDTLGEESYKDSTLIMQLLRDNLTLWTSDVAEEAGDEIKEAPKRESGEGGQQ, from the exons ATGTCACCAGCTGACTTATCCCGTGAGGAGAATGTTTACATGGCCAAGTTGGCTGAACAGGCTGAGCGTTATGAGGAAATGGTGGAGTTTATGGAAAAGGTGGCAAAGGCTGTTGATAGTGATGAGCTGACTGTGGAGGAAAGGAACCTCCTCTCAGTGGCATACAAGAATGTGATTGGTGCTCGGAGGGCTTCATGGAGGATTATCTCTTCCATCGAGCAGAAGGAAGAGAGTCGTGGTAATGAGGATCATGTTAGCATTATTAAAGAATACCGGGGTAAGATTGAGGCAGAACTCAGTAAGATCTGTGATGGGATTTTGGGACTCCTTGAGACCCATCTCATTCCGTCTGCCTCTTCTGCTGAATCAAAGGTGTTTTACTTGAAGATGAAGGGTGATTATCATCGGTACTTGGCTGAATTTAAGACTGGGGCTgaaagaaaagaagcagctgAGAGCACTTTGCTTGCTTACAAGTCGGCACAG GATATTGCACTTGCAGAGTTGGCTCCTACTCACCCTATAAGGCTTGGACTTGCTCTTAATTTCTCTGTTTTCTATTATGAAATCCTTAATTCTCCGGATCGTGCTTGCAACCTTGCAAAACAG GCTTTCGATGAAGCTATTTCTGAGTTAGATACGCTGGGTGAGGAATCATACAAGGACAGCACATTGATCATGCAACTTCTTCGAGACAATTTGACTCTTTGGACATCTGATGTAGCG gaAGAAGCTGGGGATGAGATCAAGGAAGCACCAAAACGTGAATCTGGCGAGGGAGGACAACAGTGA